From the Gallaecimonas kandeliae genome, one window contains:
- a CDS encoding VOC family protein gives MHKSRLSNIIIDCQTDDIDAAARFWAAAIGRTAEADADPAEPYRLLEGPPQEMKILVQAVRHESRVHLDIETDDVEAEACRLEKLGAKRVQKLKTWWIMEAPTGQRFCVVRPQRADFEENANVWPDPDEA, from the coding sequence TGCATAAGAGTCGCTTGAGCAACATCATCATCGATTGCCAGACCGATGACATCGACGCCGCAGCCCGCTTTTGGGCGGCGGCCATAGGGCGGACGGCCGAAGCCGATGCGGATCCGGCCGAGCCCTACCGGCTGCTTGAAGGACCGCCCCAGGAGATGAAGATCCTGGTCCAGGCGGTGCGGCATGAAAGCCGGGTGCACCTGGATATCGAGACCGACGACGTCGAAGCGGAGGCATGCCGGCTAGAAAAGCTGGGGGCCAAGCGTGTCCAGAAGCTGAAGACCTGGTGGATCATGGAGGCGCCTACGGGCCAGCGGTTCTGCGTGGTGCGGCCCCAGCGGGCCGATTTCGAGGAAAACGCCAATGTCTGGCCGGACCCGGATGAGGCCTGA